In the genome of Phlebotomus papatasi isolate M1 chromosome 2, Ppap_2.1, whole genome shotgun sequence, one region contains:
- the LOC129800690 gene encoding homeobox protein LOX10-like: MSSEIYEEEILYETFRDLFTNNHVTLPDLKDFVEEQMQFYQPCDCPAGERISSSASGNSSDPGPSKKRRNYRTSFTKEQRKILEKKFQESKYLTRVQRCELAEKIGVTETAIRGWFQNQRTKIGKNANKSPETSSVSSGSSDWAPRTPTPAQHQPVPDPLPPQTHLLTQTREYPDCLNYPHSQADPSHFSHSRQVNPSHYYLPPYPTPPMPYPPPYPPPYNFGHYGYNYGHYGYHP, from the exons ATGTCGTCAGAAATTTACGAAGAGGAGATCCTCTACGAAACGTTCAGGGATTTATTCACCAATAATCACGTAACTCTGCCGGATTTGAAGGATTTCGTCGAAGAGCAAATGCAG TTCTATCAACCTTGCGATTGTCCTGCGGGGGAAAGGATCAGCTCCAGCGCATCAGGAAACTCCTCCGATCCTGGACCCAGCAAAAAGAGGCGCAATTATCGAACGAGCTTCACAAAGGAGCAGAGGAAGATACTGGAAAAGAAGTTCCAGGAATCGAAGTATCTGACCAGGGTTCAGCGCTGTGAACTGGCTGAGAAAATTGGCGTCACCGAAACGGCTATCCGGGGTTGGTTCCAGAATCAACGCACAAAGATTGGCAAGAATGCCAACAAATCTCCGGAGACTTCTTCAGTCAGTTCTGGGTCGTCAGATTGGGCCCCGAGGACTCCAACTCCTGCACAGCATCAGCCTGTTCCTGATCCCCTACCCCCACAGACTCATCTACTCACCCAGACCCGGGAGTACCCTGACTGCCTCAACTACCCTCATTCCCAAGCTGACCCTTCGCATTTCAGCCATTCTAGGCAAGTTAATCCGTCTCACTACTATCTACCTCCCTATCCTACACCGCCTATGCCCTATCCACCGCCTTATCCACCGCCCTACAATTTCGGACACTACGGTTACAATTACGGACACTACGGCTATCATCCGTAG